A section of the Chryseobacterium scophthalmum genome encodes:
- a CDS encoding NAD(P)-dependent oxidoreductase yields MNKKVAVIGATGFVGTQVVKELENRGFEVKAIVRDASKVNETENVKAKSVDVNNVDDLAEALKGNDAVINTFNAGWTNPNLYNDFLNGSINIEKAVEKSGVKRFITVGGAGSLFIDGNQLVDGPDFPADIKPGATAARDYLNKIKENTTLDWTFFSPAIEMHPGTAGIRTGKYRTALENPVFNEEGRSVLSVEDVAVVLVDELEQNNHIRERFTAAY; encoded by the coding sequence ATGAACAAAAAAGTAGCAGTAATTGGTGCAACAGGATTTGTGGGAACACAAGTAGTAAAAGAACTTGAAAACAGAGGTTTTGAAGTGAAAGCAATCGTAAGAGATGCATCGAAAGTAAATGAAACTGAAAACGTAAAAGCAAAAAGTGTTGATGTAAATAATGTAGACGACTTAGCAGAAGCTTTGAAAGGAAATGATGCTGTAATCAATACCTTTAATGCAGGTTGGACGAATCCTAATCTTTACAATGATTTTCTAAACGGTTCAATCAATATCGAAAAAGCAGTTGAAAAATCAGGGGTGAAAAGATTTATTACAGTTGGTGGAGCAGGAAGCTTATTCATCGACGGAAATCAATTGGTTGATGGACCAGATTTTCCGGCAGACATCAAGCCAGGAGCAACTGCGGCAAGAGATTATTTAAATAAAATTAAAGAAAATACAACTTTAGATTGGACTTTTTTTAGCCCCGCAATCGAAATGCATCCAGGAACAGCAGGAATCAGAACCGGAAAATACAGAACCGCTCTAGAAAATCCGGTATTCAATGAAGAGGGGAGAAGCGTACTTTCTGTAGAAGATGTTGCTGTTGTTTTGGTTGATGAACTGGAGCAAAACAATCACATCCGTGAAAGATTCACAGCAGCGTATTAA
- a CDS encoding Rrf2 family transcriptional regulator has product MNNTRFATAIHIMTLLSKFPQEWLTSDWLAGSINVNPVIVRKEIGVLKEVGLIISRKGKEGGSQLAKNASDISISEIYSAVKNSEVLGKKNNNPNPACPVGKNINTHLGQLFTETDVLVCQFLGDKSLKKFTEHFE; this is encoded by the coding sequence ATGAATAATACAAGATTTGCTACGGCGATACATATCATGACCCTGTTGTCAAAATTTCCTCAGGAGTGGCTTACTTCTGATTGGCTTGCCGGAAGTATTAATGTAAATCCTGTAATTGTTCGTAAAGAAATTGGTGTTTTAAAAGAAGTCGGTTTGATTATTAGCCGAAAAGGGAAAGAAGGAGGAAGTCAGTTAGCAAAAAACGCTTCAGACATCAGTATTTCTGAAATTTATTCAGCGGTAAAAAACTCCGAAGTTTTAGGTAAAAAAAATAACAATCCTAATCCGGCTTGTCCTGTTGGGAAAAATATTAATACTCATTTAGGACAACTTTTTACAGAAACAGATGTATTGGTCTGTCAATTTTTAGGAGATAAATCGTTAAAAAAATTTACCGAACATTTCGAATAA